Proteins from one Corallococcus exiguus genomic window:
- a CDS encoding alpha-2-macroglobulin family protein → MKTSVRFAALAALLLSGVALAKPLYITVPRSYGSSEPVAVDVAFEDKGPVELRVLQPANLDAFIRAQGDLRRAYETPPTLLNPGRGLSRGLNAVRSPGIVLMEALSPDFRQEVGTSLPPPPGESSSSEPLAKVAEGPEKLVGTPPGFSVVRSQWLNLDLGGANRDFNVPGFDTGDSSSGFQERRVLLAPLPAGTYVLQLVQGRVEGQVVLVVSDVTVQLKQTDGQVLVRVAGRDQQPRAKAQVQVYLPTGKGPAGTTDDKGEVTLAVTEPRIIATVTSGKDTAIVDTDFYSTLAVAPDVFIYSDRPVYKPGNEVKFRGLVRQPDTFLARLFTPKKRDVRVKLMSQEGREIVTRAAVDEFGAFNGTLKVPADLGTGVLRIEADLDEHPHQGEARVQDYVKPTFYLEVQPASETVVPGQTVSVTVRARRYAGGVPKGAKYEVFLYRSLLDAPAWVDDSGRGGQGSAVTYGSASSSEGKLSVPERLYSSIAERQAAGDPWSSASEFDAEGEAQVEVAVPPLGAGEDRLPYRYSLTVRARDDQETFATGTAAFFLSKVEVLGVARFSDAVVQKGSDAQLSVRATTLSGKGYGVTTGEVDFVLVRADGSEKTLGTQTFTTQQDGTSRQKVPTTDVGRVLARVTVKDKKGEEWTGEESLLVIGGADEPVAQVPNLTLASLSGTLEPGNSAKLVALMPDGWGQSGKDEGPVWVTLTGANLYGTAVVRLKGRTLVHSFPVEKRFGSAVYASVAYPTATGRWEERTVAFRIVPKERTLTVALQPRRAEALPLTEQAIDVRVTDSDGNGVSAQLSVGVVDKAVYAIQSEFRPGVLDFFYPPARDNVTNFYSAEFQGYGYGEQLARKMAGLPDHAFASIKPPTRSAKDLEKDTAHWVPAVVTDRDGRATVRFTLPSNQTLWVVTAVAADTSGRFGEGTAEFATRGGLNVYAALPQFLREGDEALASVRLAAGTKSKGSQVLDVRLQPGGALQADALQRKVELGEGGEQVVPVTLHASKTGPAQLSVDVVGGKDPLRDLKRFEVAPAAVEDAVQVSAWGGGALALEAPEASALTRVELVLQPSTVDAALSSVRELLTYPYGCLEQLVSTTVPNVAVYQVLQKAGALDKLDTDSQALLAEARSRSVQGTARILGLAVKGGGFTWFGGYSEPSLPLTLIALDGLAYASEAGLVDRDDARIQESAKWLEAQEGLSTEYDATRAYVLARLQGPRQAARVRALVEAAKPGDLYPLALAVLAAEKAGVMKEPGLQGRIQGLVKESGEGFAKLAGLRSDAEMSEAFYRFPLRRVGLTAITAHAASFGSLDVTRARKRILEMLSEPGLSTFDRSTALLHSLWLVERDAKAFKGMAPPEVKGASAPVKFTTRGMGLVATLPAGTRTVDVGGFDGVATLRAAAMTPLKDVQPRVNGMSVERAYYVLREGGKVKLEAGVQVTQGEEVYVELTLDARGENRARSAYYVVEDAVPAGFVPLQEDKSFRGPPHSLPLAPEALKRRQLDPSHATFFFEEPAWWSDSPRTVGYVMRAQFAGTFAAPPATIEDMYSARIRGRTASDVLKVVPSKTSVSDL, encoded by the coding sequence ATGAAGACCTCCGTTCGTTTCGCGGCCCTGGCCGCGCTCCTGCTGTCCGGCGTGGCGCTGGCCAAGCCGCTCTACATCACCGTCCCGCGCTCCTACGGCAGCAGTGAGCCGGTGGCCGTGGACGTCGCCTTCGAGGACAAGGGCCCCGTCGAATTGCGCGTGCTCCAGCCCGCGAACCTGGACGCGTTCATCCGCGCGCAGGGCGACCTGCGGCGCGCGTACGAGACGCCGCCCACGCTGCTCAACCCGGGCCGTGGCCTGAGCCGCGGCCTCAACGCGGTGCGCTCGCCGGGCATCGTCCTGATGGAGGCGCTGTCGCCCGACTTCCGCCAGGAGGTGGGGACGTCGCTGCCTCCGCCGCCGGGAGAGTCCTCGTCCAGCGAGCCGCTGGCGAAGGTAGCGGAAGGGCCGGAGAAGCTGGTGGGCACGCCGCCGGGCTTCTCCGTGGTGCGCAGCCAGTGGCTCAACCTGGACCTGGGCGGCGCCAACCGGGACTTCAACGTGCCGGGCTTCGACACGGGAGACAGCAGCAGCGGCTTCCAGGAGCGCCGCGTGCTGCTCGCGCCGCTGCCCGCGGGCACCTACGTGCTCCAGCTGGTGCAGGGCCGGGTGGAGGGGCAGGTGGTGCTCGTCGTCAGCGACGTCACCGTGCAGCTCAAGCAGACCGACGGACAGGTGCTGGTGCGCGTGGCGGGGAGGGATCAGCAGCCGCGCGCGAAGGCGCAGGTGCAGGTGTACCTGCCCACGGGCAAGGGCCCCGCGGGCACCACGGACGACAAGGGCGAGGTGACGCTGGCGGTGACGGAGCCGCGCATCATCGCGACGGTGACGTCCGGGAAGGACACGGCCATCGTGGACACGGACTTCTACTCCACGCTGGCGGTGGCGCCGGACGTGTTCATCTACAGCGACCGGCCCGTCTACAAGCCGGGCAACGAGGTGAAGTTCCGCGGGCTCGTCCGTCAGCCGGACACGTTCCTCGCGCGGCTCTTCACGCCGAAGAAGCGCGACGTGCGCGTGAAGCTGATGTCGCAGGAGGGCCGCGAGATTGTCACTCGCGCTGCGGTGGATGAGTTCGGCGCGTTCAACGGCACGCTGAAGGTGCCGGCCGACCTGGGCACGGGCGTGCTGCGCATCGAGGCGGACCTGGACGAGCACCCCCACCAGGGCGAGGCGCGCGTGCAGGACTACGTGAAGCCCACGTTCTACCTGGAGGTGCAGCCCGCGTCGGAGACGGTGGTGCCCGGCCAGACGGTGAGCGTGACGGTGCGCGCGCGCCGCTACGCGGGCGGCGTTCCCAAGGGCGCGAAGTACGAGGTGTTCCTCTACCGCAGCCTGCTGGACGCGCCCGCGTGGGTGGACGACTCCGGCCGCGGCGGCCAGGGCAGCGCGGTGACGTACGGCTCCGCCTCCAGCAGCGAGGGCAAGCTGAGCGTGCCGGAGCGGCTGTACTCGTCCATCGCGGAGCGCCAGGCCGCGGGCGACCCGTGGTCCTCCGCGAGCGAGTTCGACGCGGAGGGCGAGGCCCAGGTGGAGGTCGCCGTACCCCCGCTCGGCGCGGGCGAGGACCGGCTGCCGTACCGCTACAGCCTCACCGTGCGCGCGCGGGATGATCAGGAGACGTTCGCCACCGGCACCGCCGCCTTCTTCCTGTCGAAGGTGGAGGTGCTGGGCGTGGCGCGGTTCTCGGACGCGGTGGTGCAGAAGGGCTCGGACGCGCAGCTGTCCGTGCGCGCCACCACGCTGTCCGGCAAGGGCTACGGCGTCACCACGGGCGAGGTGGACTTCGTGCTGGTCCGCGCGGACGGCAGCGAGAAGACGCTGGGCACGCAGACCTTCACCACGCAGCAGGACGGCACGTCGCGCCAGAAGGTGCCCACCACGGACGTGGGCCGGGTGCTTGCTCGCGTGACGGTGAAGGACAAGAAGGGCGAGGAATGGACGGGCGAGGAGTCGCTGCTCGTCATCGGCGGCGCGGACGAGCCCGTGGCGCAGGTGCCCAACCTCACGCTCGCGTCGCTGTCCGGCACGCTGGAGCCGGGCAACAGCGCGAAGCTGGTGGCGCTCATGCCGGACGGCTGGGGTCAGAGCGGCAAGGATGAAGGGCCCGTGTGGGTGACGCTGACAGGCGCGAACCTGTACGGCACCGCGGTGGTGCGGTTGAAGGGCCGCACGCTGGTGCACTCCTTCCCGGTGGAGAAGCGCTTCGGCAGCGCGGTGTACGCGTCCGTGGCGTACCCCACGGCGACGGGCCGCTGGGAGGAGCGCACGGTGGCGTTCCGCATCGTGCCCAAGGAGCGCACGCTCACGGTGGCGCTGCAGCCTCGCCGCGCGGAGGCGCTGCCGCTCACGGAGCAGGCCATCGACGTGCGCGTCACCGATAGCGACGGCAACGGCGTGTCCGCGCAGCTGTCCGTGGGCGTGGTGGACAAGGCCGTCTACGCCATCCAGTCCGAGTTCCGCCCTGGCGTGCTGGACTTCTTCTATCCGCCGGCGCGCGACAACGTGACGAACTTCTACTCGGCGGAGTTCCAGGGCTACGGCTACGGCGAGCAGCTGGCGCGCAAGATGGCGGGGCTGCCCGACCACGCGTTCGCGTCCATCAAGCCGCCCACCCGCAGCGCGAAGGACCTGGAGAAGGACACGGCGCACTGGGTCCCCGCGGTGGTGACGGACCGGGACGGGCGCGCGACGGTGCGCTTCACGCTGCCCTCCAACCAGACGTTGTGGGTGGTGACGGCGGTGGCGGCGGACACGTCCGGCCGCTTCGGTGAGGGCACGGCGGAGTTCGCCACGCGCGGCGGGCTGAACGTCTACGCGGCGCTGCCGCAGTTCCTGCGCGAGGGCGACGAGGCGCTCGCGTCCGTGCGGCTGGCCGCGGGGACGAAGTCCAAGGGCAGCCAGGTGCTGGACGTGCGGTTGCAGCCGGGCGGCGCGCTCCAGGCGGACGCGCTCCAGCGCAAGGTGGAGCTGGGCGAGGGCGGCGAGCAGGTGGTGCCGGTGACGCTGCACGCGTCGAAGACGGGCCCGGCGCAGCTCTCCGTGGACGTGGTGGGCGGCAAGGATCCGCTGCGCGACCTGAAGCGCTTCGAGGTGGCCCCGGCCGCCGTGGAGGACGCGGTGCAGGTGAGCGCGTGGGGCGGCGGCGCGCTGGCGCTGGAGGCCCCGGAGGCGTCCGCGTTGACGCGCGTGGAGCTGGTGCTCCAGCCGTCCACGGTGGACGCGGCGCTCTCCAGCGTGCGCGAGCTGCTCACGTATCCGTACGGGTGCCTGGAGCAGCTGGTCTCCACGACGGTGCCCAACGTGGCGGTGTACCAGGTGCTCCAGAAGGCGGGCGCGCTGGACAAGCTGGACACGGATTCGCAGGCGCTGCTGGCGGAGGCGCGCAGCCGCTCCGTGCAGGGCACGGCCCGCATCCTGGGGCTCGCGGTGAAGGGCGGTGGCTTCACCTGGTTCGGAGGCTACAGCGAGCCCAGCCTGCCGCTCACGCTCATCGCGCTGGACGGCCTGGCGTACGCGTCCGAAGCGGGGCTGGTGGACCGCGACGACGCGCGCATCCAGGAGAGCGCGAAGTGGCTGGAGGCGCAGGAGGGCCTGTCGACGGAGTACGACGCGACGCGCGCCTACGTGCTCGCGCGCCTGCAGGGGCCGCGTCAGGCGGCTCGGGTGCGCGCGCTGGTGGAGGCCGCGAAGCCGGGGGATTTGTACCCGCTAGCGCTCGCGGTGCTGGCCGCGGAGAAGGCGGGCGTGATGAAGGAGCCCGGCCTCCAGGGGCGCATCCAGGGGCTGGTGAAGGAGAGCGGCGAGGGCTTCGCGAAGCTCGCGGGGCTCCGGAGCGACGCGGAGATGTCCGAGGCGTTCTACCGCTTCCCGTTGCGGCGCGTGGGCCTCACCGCCATCACCGCGCACGCGGCGTCGTTCGGGTCGCTGGATGTCACGCGCGCTCGCAAGCGCATCCTGGAGATGCTGAGCGAGCCGGGCCTGTCCACCTTCGACCGGAGCACGGCGCTGTTGCACTCGCTCTGGCTGGTGGAGCGCGACGCGAAGGCGTTCAAGGGCATGGCGCCGCCGGAGGTGAAGGGCGCTTCGGCGCCGGTGAAGTTCACGACGCGCGGCATGGGCCTGGTGGCCACGCTGCCGGCGGGGACTCGCACGGTGGACGTGGGTGGCTTCGACGGTGTGGCCACGCTGCGCGCCGCCGCGATGACGCCGCTCAAGGACGTGCAGCCGCGCGTGAACGGCATGTCCGTGGAGCGCGCGTACTACGTGCTGCGCGAGGGCGGGAAGGTGAAGTTGGAGGCGGGCGTGCAGGTGACGCAGGGCGAAGAGGTCTACGTGGAGCTGACGCTGGACGCGCGCGGGGAGAACCGGGCGCGCTCGGCGTACTACGTGGTGGAGGACGCGGTGCCGGCGGGCTTCGTTCCGCTCCAGGAGGACAAGTCCTTCCGCGGGCCGCCGCACTCGCTGCCGCTGGCTCCGGAGGCGCTCAAGCGCCGGCAGTTGGACCCCTCGCACGCGACGTTCTTCTTCGAGGAGCCGGCGTGGTGGAGCGACAGCCCGCGCACGGTGGGCTACGTGATGCGCGCGCAGTTCGCGGGCACGTTCGCGGCGCCGCCCGCGACCATCGAGGACATGTACTCGGCGCGCATCCGGGGCCGCACGGCGTCGGACGTGTTGAAGGTGGTGCCCTCGAAGACGTCCGTGAGTGACCTGTAG
- a CDS encoding COX15/CtaA family protein: protein MTLPTAATRRFQWFSMGVLLYSLGVILWGAFVRATGSGAGCGDHWPVCNGEVLPRAPTLQTLIEYTHRVTSGLATVLAVVLYVWGRREFPKSHPGRRAAFWALVFMLTEGLVGAGIVLLKYVAQDARLGRAVWMGVHLTNTFLLVGAQTMVVWASKGRARMVLQGQGVVGALLGGSIVGMLVLGVSGAVAALGDTLFPATSLTHGFEQDLSETAHVLLRLRMFHPAIAVAMGALLVFGGRQVARLRPSPDVRRASTWLTAMYVAQLCAGIINLVLLAPVTMQLVHLLLADCVWMCVVRLCAAGLAEDAPRLEPAAEPASRVEPV from the coding sequence ATGACCCTTCCCACCGCCGCGACCCGCCGCTTCCAGTGGTTCAGCATGGGCGTGCTCCTCTACAGCCTGGGCGTCATCCTCTGGGGCGCGTTCGTGCGCGCCACCGGCTCCGGCGCGGGCTGCGGCGACCACTGGCCCGTCTGCAACGGCGAGGTGCTGCCGCGAGCCCCCACCCTCCAGACCCTCATCGAGTACACCCACCGTGTCACCAGCGGCCTGGCCACGGTGCTCGCCGTCGTCCTCTACGTCTGGGGCCGCCGCGAGTTCCCCAAGAGCCACCCGGGCCGCCGCGCGGCGTTCTGGGCGCTGGTGTTCATGCTCACGGAGGGCCTGGTGGGCGCGGGCATCGTGTTGCTCAAGTACGTGGCGCAGGACGCGCGCCTGGGCCGCGCGGTGTGGATGGGCGTGCACCTGACCAACACCTTCCTCCTGGTGGGCGCGCAGACGATGGTGGTGTGGGCCTCCAAGGGCCGCGCGCGCATGGTGCTCCAGGGCCAGGGCGTCGTGGGCGCGCTGCTGGGCGGGAGCATCGTCGGCATGCTGGTGCTGGGCGTCAGCGGCGCGGTGGCCGCGCTGGGCGACACGCTCTTCCCCGCCACCAGCCTCACGCACGGCTTCGAGCAGGACCTGTCGGAGACGGCGCACGTGCTCTTGCGCCTGCGCATGTTCCACCCGGCCATCGCGGTGGCCATGGGCGCGCTGCTGGTGTTCGGCGGCCGTCAGGTGGCGCGGCTGCGGCCCTCGCCGGACGTGCGGCGCGCGTCCACGTGGCTCACCGCCATGTACGTGGCGCAGCTGTGCGCGGGCATCATCAACCTGGTGCTGCTGGCGCCGGTGACGATGCAGCTGGTGCACCTGCTGCTCGCGGACTGCGTGTGGATGTGCGTGGTGCGGCTGTGCGCGGCGGGGCTCGCGGAGGACGCGCCGCGCCTGGAGCCCGCTGCCGAGCCAGCCTCCCGCGTGGAGCCGGTGTAG
- a CDS encoding coiled-coil domain-containing protein, whose amino-acid sequence MPRDREAPPASSPPHDAAERLRRLEAAIEEGRARKDAALEAWVRRMGRLPTEKERDRWEREWERGAERERQRWEKQWERESKDALRRAERHAKRDAYIAQQQAHRDAKRAEKAAREEASRNPVVGVGQLVVALACVATVVRLPQQYWWLVFVALAFFKGAAKHLRPRNNPLLTRVEEPPAPVLTQAKVPEAPVDPRLTRVDAVCEKLLAELRAGKGVLQEMVRSPERTVQDLRKSCHELVRRERELRTVAPPEDVQRLADERKKLETRWAAEEDVVVRDRLRAALQVLDEQVRQRAELTKAADRLEAEFTRLAYTLENLYAQVLRVRSADAADADVAGAGLRHSVEQLGAEVDAVTSALEEVHGAPVDGRVRTR is encoded by the coding sequence GTGCCCCGAGACCGCGAAGCGCCCCCTGCCTCCTCGCCCCCTCACGACGCGGCGGAGCGCCTGCGCCGGCTGGAAGCGGCCATCGAGGAGGGGCGCGCGCGCAAGGACGCGGCCCTGGAGGCGTGGGTGCGCCGGATGGGCCGCCTGCCCACCGAGAAGGAGCGCGACCGCTGGGAACGGGAGTGGGAGCGCGGCGCGGAGCGGGAGCGCCAGCGGTGGGAGAAGCAGTGGGAGCGCGAGTCGAAGGACGCCCTGCGCCGCGCGGAGCGGCATGCCAAACGCGACGCGTACATCGCTCAGCAGCAGGCGCACCGCGATGCGAAGCGTGCGGAGAAGGCGGCTCGGGAGGAGGCCTCGCGCAACCCGGTGGTGGGCGTGGGGCAGCTCGTCGTCGCGCTGGCGTGCGTGGCCACGGTGGTGCGATTGCCGCAGCAGTACTGGTGGCTGGTGTTCGTGGCGCTCGCGTTCTTCAAGGGCGCGGCGAAGCACCTGCGCCCGCGCAACAACCCCCTGCTGACGCGCGTGGAGGAACCGCCCGCGCCGGTGCTGACCCAGGCGAAGGTGCCGGAGGCGCCGGTGGATCCGCGCCTGACGCGCGTGGACGCCGTCTGCGAGAAGCTGCTCGCGGAGCTGCGAGCGGGGAAGGGTGTGTTGCAGGAGATGGTGCGCTCGCCGGAGCGCACCGTGCAGGACCTGCGCAAGAGCTGCCACGAGCTCGTCCGCCGCGAACGAGAGCTGCGCACGGTGGCGCCGCCGGAGGACGTGCAGCGGCTGGCGGACGAGCGCAAGAAGCTGGAGACGCGCTGGGCCGCGGAGGAAGACGTGGTGGTGCGCGACCGGCTGCGCGCGGCGTTGCAGGTGCTGGATGAACAGGTGCGCCAGCGCGCGGAGCTGACGAAGGCGGCGGACCGGCTGGAGGCCGAGTTCACGCGGCTCGCGTACACCCTGGAGAACCTCTACGCCCAGGTGCTGCGGGTGCGCTCGGCGGACGCGGCGGACGCGGACGTGGCCGGCGCGGGCCTGCGCCATAGCGTGGAGCAGCTGGGCGCGGAGGTGGACGCCGTGACGTCCGCGCTGGAAGAGGTGCACGGCGCGCCCGTGGATGGCCGGGTGCGTACGCGCTGA
- a CDS encoding ATP-binding cassette domain-containing protein: MFLLEGVSKRFGAEQALHPLDLSLPKGATTVLIGPSGCGKSTLLRLLNGLLRPETGRVLFDGQPLPEDADALLAVRQRVGYALQGGGLFPHLTGARNVTLMARHLRWPEARIRERLTQLMDLTRFPEEALERFPGELSGGQRQRVALMRALMLDPDVLLLDEPLGALDPLVRHDLQTDLRGIFERLGKTVVLVTHDLAEAAFLGDGIVLMRDGQVVQQGTLDEMEARPTDPFVTRFIQAQRPLPLRRPG, encoded by the coding sequence GTGTTCCTCCTGGAAGGAGTGTCCAAGCGCTTCGGTGCCGAGCAGGCCCTGCACCCGCTGGACTTGAGTCTGCCCAAGGGCGCCACCACGGTGCTCATCGGCCCCAGCGGCTGTGGGAAATCCACGCTGCTGCGGCTGCTCAACGGCCTGCTCCGGCCCGAGACCGGCCGCGTGCTCTTCGATGGACAACCCCTGCCGGAGGACGCGGACGCACTGCTCGCCGTGCGCCAACGCGTGGGCTACGCGCTCCAGGGCGGAGGCCTGTTCCCGCACCTCACCGGCGCGCGGAACGTCACGTTGATGGCGCGGCACCTGCGCTGGCCGGAGGCACGGATCCGCGAGCGACTGACGCAATTGATGGACCTGACGCGCTTCCCGGAGGAGGCGCTGGAGCGCTTCCCAGGCGAGCTCTCTGGAGGCCAGCGGCAGCGCGTGGCGTTGATGCGCGCGCTGATGCTGGACCCGGACGTGCTGCTGCTGGATGAACCCCTGGGCGCTTTGGATCCGCTGGTGCGCCATGACCTCCAGACGGACCTGCGCGGCATCTTCGAGCGACTGGGCAAGACGGTGGTGCTCGTCACCCACGACCTGGCGGAAGCGGCCTTCCTGGGAGACGGCATCGTGCTGATGCGCGATGGCCAGGTGGTGCAGCAGGGTACGCTGGACGAGATGGAGGCGCGTCCTACGGATCCGTTCGTCACGCGCTTCATCCAGGCGCAGCGCCCGCTGCCCCTGCGGAGGCCGGGATGA
- a CDS encoding DUF4142 domain-containing protein, producing the protein MSKTNWKARAVTAAVVTGLMGFSAHANDEETKQDKHEMKQGKAVGEAAAKRVQYVGKLAVFNNRQIKLARLAEQQATDPQVKEFATKLREDHENSQSQLRTWAEQKKMQISALSDSNVTSEDQTGTGGSGVQQGYQEKMKGTGEKLGKAIDESNEEITKLQAKQGPEFDKAFLSRIAEDQKKGKDVLKEGRKEYKNDASFLALLSDTESVVARNETKAKELEKQMKK; encoded by the coding sequence ATGAGCAAGACGAATTGGAAGGCGCGGGCGGTGACGGCGGCGGTCGTGACGGGGCTGATGGGCTTCTCGGCCCACGCCAACGACGAGGAGACCAAGCAGGACAAGCACGAGATGAAGCAGGGCAAGGCCGTGGGTGAGGCGGCCGCGAAGCGCGTGCAGTACGTGGGCAAGCTGGCCGTCTTCAACAACCGCCAGATCAAACTGGCGCGGCTCGCGGAGCAGCAGGCGACGGATCCGCAGGTGAAGGAGTTCGCCACCAAGCTGCGCGAGGACCACGAGAACAGCCAGAGCCAGCTGCGCACCTGGGCCGAGCAGAAGAAGATGCAGATCAGTGCCCTCAGCGACAGCAACGTCACCTCCGAGGACCAGACGGGCACGGGCGGCTCCGGCGTCCAGCAGGGCTACCAGGAGAAGATGAAGGGCACCGGCGAGAAGCTGGGCAAGGCCATCGACGAGTCGAACGAGGAGATCACCAAGCTCCAGGCGAAGCAGGGCCCCGAGTTCGACAAGGCCTTCCTGTCGCGCATCGCGGAGGACCAGAAGAAGGGCAAGGACGTCCTCAAGGAGGGCCGCAAGGAGTACAAGAACGACGCCAGCTTCCTGGCGCTCCTGAGCGACACCGAGAGCGTCGTCGCCCGCAACGAGACGAAGGCGAAGGAGCTCGAGAAGCAGATGAAGAAGTAG
- a CDS encoding ABC transporter permease/substrate-binding protein produces the protein MMRALSLAWLLLLTVACTSTEGGGPQVRVGSKKFTESVILGEMVTQVAAHAGARASHRRELGGTTVLWEALRRGELDVYPEYTGTLRQELLVGRALPDDDALRKALADEGLRMSASLGFNNTYALGMKEAEAERLGIRRISDLKVHPELRVGFSNEFMQRGDGWPALRDAYGLPQRDVRGLDHDLAYRGMESGAIQLTDLYSTDAEIAAYGLRVLEDDRHHFPAYDAVLLYRADLETRAPRVVQALRRLEGSLTEAEMVRLNARARLEHVPEAQVAADFLQASLGLTTEVHTDGRGARIWQRTREHLFLVGLSLMAAIALAIPLGVVAARRPRLGQGVLGLSSVIQTVPSLALLVFMIPLLGIGSKPAIAALFLYSLLPIVRNTAAGLQGIPWEVRESAEALGLPSGARLWRIELPMAAASILAGIQTAAVINVGTATLGALVGAGGYGQPILTGIRLDDVGLILEGAVPAAVLALAVSGLFEAVARVLVPRGLRG, from the coding sequence ATGATGCGCGCGCTGTCGCTGGCGTGGCTGCTGTTGCTCACCGTCGCGTGCACGAGCACTGAAGGTGGCGGGCCCCAGGTGCGCGTAGGGTCCAAGAAGTTCACCGAGTCCGTCATCCTCGGGGAGATGGTGACGCAGGTGGCGGCGCACGCGGGCGCGCGGGCCTCGCACCGGCGCGAGCTGGGCGGCACCACGGTGCTGTGGGAGGCGCTGCGCCGGGGCGAGCTGGACGTCTATCCCGAGTACACCGGCACGCTGCGGCAGGAGCTGCTCGTGGGGCGCGCGCTGCCGGACGACGACGCGCTGAGGAAGGCGCTCGCGGACGAAGGCCTGCGGATGAGCGCGTCGCTGGGCTTCAACAACACCTACGCGCTGGGCATGAAGGAGGCAGAGGCGGAGCGGCTGGGCATCCGCCGCATCTCCGACTTGAAGGTGCACCCGGAGCTGCGTGTGGGCTTCAGCAACGAGTTCATGCAGCGGGGCGACGGCTGGCCCGCGCTGCGCGACGCATACGGCCTGCCCCAGCGCGACGTGCGTGGCCTGGACCATGACCTGGCGTACCGGGGCATGGAGAGCGGCGCCATCCAGCTCACGGACCTGTACTCCACGGACGCGGAGATCGCCGCCTACGGGCTGCGCGTGCTGGAGGACGACCGGCACCACTTCCCCGCGTACGACGCCGTGCTCCTCTATCGCGCGGACCTGGAGACGCGAGCGCCTCGGGTGGTCCAGGCGCTGCGCCGGCTGGAGGGCTCGCTGACGGAAGCGGAGATGGTGCGGCTCAACGCCCGCGCGCGGCTGGAGCACGTGCCTGAGGCCCAGGTGGCGGCGGACTTCCTCCAGGCTTCATTGGGCCTGACGACGGAGGTGCACACGGATGGGCGGGGTGCGCGCATCTGGCAGCGCACGCGCGAGCACCTGTTCCTCGTGGGGCTGTCGCTGATGGCGGCCATCGCGCTGGCCATCCCGCTGGGCGTGGTGGCCGCGCGCCGTCCGCGCCTGGGGCAGGGCGTGCTGGGCCTGTCGAGCGTTATCCAGACGGTGCCGTCGCTGGCGCTGCTGGTGTTCATGATTCCGCTGCTGGGCATCGGCTCGAAGCCGGCCATCGCGGCGCTGTTCCTCTACAGCCTGTTGCCCATCGTGCGGAACACGGCGGCGGGGCTGCAGGGCATCCCGTGGGAGGTGCGCGAATCCGCGGAGGCGCTGGGCCTGCCCTCCGGCGCGAGGCTGTGGCGCATCGAGCTGCCGATGGCGGCGGCGTCCATCCTCGCGGGCATCCAGACGGCGGCGGTCATCAACGTGGGCACCGCCACGCTGGGCGCGCTGGTGGGCGCGGGCGGCTACGGCCAGCCCATCCTCACCGGCATCCGCCTGGACGACGTGGGCCTCATCCTGGAGGGCGCGGTGCCCGCGGCGGTGCTCGCGCTCGCGGTCAGCGGCCTCTTCGAAGCGGTGGCCCGGGTGCTGGTACCCCGGGGCCTGCGCGGCTGA